The Acinetobacter defluvii genome includes a region encoding these proteins:
- a CDS encoding Rha family transcriptional regulator has translation MNAMPKPIAIVNVENGEPTTTTIQIALGLNIQHATIIKLVRTYMPDFQEFGLVRFKIQPRLKGQHGGGDVKFVQLNEQQATFLMTLMRNSTRVIEFKKALVKAFFETREFLRSQDQSYNIIHNKLTLQLDLEKSDASLAGHILGSYRKKRDLLQTAITEVELLMQPCLFDQ, from the coding sequence ATGAATGCTATGCCTAAACCAATCGCAATTGTAAACGTGGAAAATGGTGAACCAACTACAACCACTATCCAAATTGCACTAGGGTTAAATATTCAGCACGCAACAATAATTAAATTGGTGCGTACTTATATGCCAGACTTTCAAGAATTTGGCTTGGTCAGATTTAAAATCCAACCAAGATTGAAGGGTCAGCACGGTGGCGGTGATGTGAAGTTTGTTCAACTAAATGAACAGCAAGCTACTTTTTTAATGACTTTAATGCGAAATAGCACACGTGTTATAGAATTCAAAAAAGCTTTAGTTAAAGCCTTTTTTGAAACTCGTGAATTTCTTCGCTCACAAGATCAAAGCTACAACATTATTCACAATAAATTAACACTTCAACTTGATTTAGAAAAATCAGATGCAAGCTTGGCTGGGCACATATTGGGTAGCTATCGTAAAAAGCGAGATTTATTACAGACAGCTATTACTGAGGTTGAGTTACTTATGCAACCTTGTTTGTTTGACCAATAA
- a CDS encoding PH domain-containing protein translates to MGNYIEENLARDEKIIVKAQVTWLSQFWYLLFGGLFVLMALPSKNVIFFLLGIIFIAIAVIHVVTTELALTSRRIIAKSGLVRRNTIELKVNRIESLGVDQGVLGRILNFGSITVKGIGGSHAPIPYIARPMEFRQQVNNFLDELDDQEKKIS, encoded by the coding sequence ATGGGAAATTATATTGAGGAAAACTTAGCAAGAGATGAGAAAATCATTGTTAAGGCGCAGGTAACATGGTTATCTCAATTTTGGTATTTATTGTTTGGTGGTTTGTTTGTTTTAATGGCTTTACCATCAAAAAATGTAATCTTTTTCCTATTGGGTATTATTTTTATTGCTATTGCAGTAATTCATGTTGTTACAACAGAGTTAGCACTAACTAGTAGGCGTATTATTGCAAAATCGGGTTTGGTGCGACGAAATACTATTGAATTAAAAGTTAATCGTATTGAGAGTCTTGGTGTTGATCAAGGGGTATTGGGGCGTATATTAAATTTTGGTTCAATTACAGTTAAGGGGATTGGTGGATCACACGCTCCCATCCCATATATTGCACGCCCAATGGAATTTAGACAGCAAGTGAACAACTTCCTAGACGAACTTGATGATCAAGAAAAGAAAATATCTTAA
- a CDS encoding phage tail tube protein, with translation MAKNYISLQGKFYLSEIVNGVAGVMRHIGNVPEFELEITTDQVEHQESTSGQRTTDFVLTKTTGVNFSGQLEEVDAENLKYILSGMTTEVASAPVVDQALGTVKAGQEIKLNGYALTNVTFNAGATPVDESKYTLDAVFGTVIFHEVIAEPVTASYTTGAVSSTTIASDFNKEYELFFKGINTATGSHMAVNLWRTKKSPETAFPLIHEELGQYEISGQALSHTEKGLDPTLGLYGHVVNIPAA, from the coding sequence ATGGCTAAAAACTACATTTCGTTGCAGGGTAAATTTTATTTATCTGAAATCGTGAACGGTGTTGCAGGTGTAATGCGCCACATTGGTAACGTTCCTGAATTTGAACTTGAAATCACCACAGATCAAGTAGAACATCAGGAAAGCACATCTGGGCAACGCACAACGGACTTTGTGTTGACAAAGACAACAGGTGTAAATTTCTCAGGTCAGCTTGAAGAAGTTGATGCTGAGAATTTGAAGTACATCTTATCGGGCATGACTACTGAGGTTGCAAGTGCCCCAGTAGTAGATCAGGCATTGGGTACTGTGAAAGCTGGGCAGGAAATCAAACTTAATGGTTATGCGCTGACTAATGTTACTTTTAATGCAGGTGCTACACCTGTAGACGAAAGTAAATACACGCTTGATGCAGTGTTTGGTACTGTGATTTTTCATGAAGTAATTGCAGAGCCTGTAACAGCGAGTTATACCACTGGCGCAGTCAGCAGTACTACGATTGCGAGTGATTTCAATAAAGAATATGAGTTGTTCTTTAAAGGTATTAACACAGCAACAGGTAGTCACATGGCGGTAAATTTGTGGCGTACTAAAAAATCACCTGAAACAGCATTCCCCCTAATTCATGAAGAATTAGGTCAGTATGAAATTTCAGGGCAGGCGCTTTCACATACTGAAAAAGGTTTAGATCCAACGCTTGGCTTGTACGGGCATGTTGTAAATATTCCAGCAGCATAA
- a CDS encoding phage tail terminator protein has protein sequence MTEENNFFAVRSEIAEKLAEIVDFKKIYTPANSAQVTELSQVTPNAQVYYRRVRKTDDAGKSSANMLNQQWEVTISERHAASQLLDGSAVLESVGQLTTKALKLLSGWQPKSSIRPLNLIAIEEDYSATCVYITLVFESKFIV, from the coding sequence ATGACAGAAGAAAATAACTTTTTTGCTGTACGCAGTGAAATTGCTGAGAAATTAGCTGAGATTGTTGATTTTAAAAAGATCTACACACCTGCAAATTCAGCGCAAGTGACAGAGTTGTCTCAAGTGACTCCTAACGCCCAAGTTTACTATCGTCGTGTACGTAAAACTGATGATGCAGGTAAATCATCAGCAAATATGCTGAATCAGCAGTGGGAAGTCACGATTAGTGAACGTCATGCTGCATCTCAATTATTGGATGGTTCAGCGGTGCTTGAAAGCGTGGGGCAGCTTACAACAAAAGCATTAAAGCTATTGTCGGGTTGGCAACCTAAGTCGAGCATTCGACCTTTGAATCTGATTGCTATTGAAGAAGATTATTCAGCAACATGTGTGTATATCACGCTTGTTTTTGAGTCTAAATTTATTGTTTAA
- a CDS encoding phage virion morphogenesis protein has translation MSGIGITIDADVQSALMQTLNHLAAFDQQKPELFDAIGHSIVSNIRSRWFKGEGLEGKWRISGRVKRQGGTTLRNTSRLIDSITHNVTATGVEVGTNVEYGAIHHFGGEIHYAARMRRMYFRQDQRTGLVGNKFVSKARSNFMQEVMGKAYKVNMPRRPWLGLTESDELEVLGIIQEHLINDRRK, from the coding sequence ATGTCGGGTATTGGTATTACGATTGATGCAGATGTTCAATCTGCATTAATGCAAACACTCAATCACCTAGCTGCTTTTGATCAACAAAAACCTGAACTATTCGATGCGATCGGTCATTCGATTGTCAGCAATATTCGTAGCAGATGGTTTAAGGGTGAGGGGCTTGAAGGGAAGTGGCGTATCTCAGGGCGAGTAAAGCGACAAGGCGGGACAACCTTACGTAATACATCGCGCTTAATAGATTCCATTACTCACAATGTTACAGCAACTGGTGTTGAGGTTGGTACAAATGTTGAGTATGGAGCAATTCATCATTTCGGTGGTGAGATTCACTATGCTGCACGTATGCGCCGTATGTACTTTAGACAAGATCAGCGCACAGGTTTGGTAGGTAATAAGTTTGTAAGCAAAGCACGCTCTAACTTTATGCAGGAAGTAATGGGTAAAGCATACAAAGTTAATATGCCGCGTCGTCCATGGCTGGGTTTAACAGAAAGTGATGAGCTAGAAGTGTTGGGCATAATTCAGGAGCACTTAATAAATGACAGAAGAAAATAA
- a CDS encoding gp436 family protein — protein MYATRNDLETRFGEGEMQQLEIMQTVSNSIEEALQDASEEIDSYIAVRYKLPLPETPSTLKRIACNIARYRLYFQRPTEEIENRYKAEIDFLKRIADGKAVLNILNTQNEVTEEKPINSPTTMPIGSTYRGGVFGDVVLDMMPSVK, from the coding sequence ATGTACGCCACCCGAAATGATTTAGAAACACGTTTCGGGGAAGGGGAAATGCAGCAATTAGAAATAATGCAAACGGTTAGTAATTCAATCGAAGAAGCTCTACAAGATGCATCTGAAGAAATTGATAGCTATATTGCTGTGCGTTACAAGCTCCCCTTGCCTGAAACACCAAGTACCCTGAAACGAATAGCGTGCAATATTGCGCGTTACCGACTTTATTTTCAGCGACCAACTGAAGAAATTGAAAATCGCTATAAAGCTGAGATTGATTTTTTAAAACGTATTGCCGATGGAAAGGCTGTTTTGAACATTCTCAATACTCAAAATGAAGTGACTGAGGAAAAACCTATCAACTCGCCAACAACGATGCCGATCGGCAGCACTTATCGTGGTGGTGTGTTTGGTGATGTGGTGTTGGACATGATGCCAAGCGTCAAGTGA